A single genomic interval of Nocardioides nitrophenolicus harbors:
- a CDS encoding nitroreductase family protein, translating into MKTGDGVRRDNGRVDDQDPLGRAALRASRWWQPDAVPREVVERIVDGARWTGSARNAQPWRFVHVTDPATRAALARLGGYAGPAAGAPSLLVQLHHEPTARRDTPFDLGRITQTVCLLAAREGLGSCPVTFFPEANGRAAADLVGADPGWRADHAIALGRPGPRPARTGPSAIPTGRLRLDEVLRHHQA; encoded by the coding sequence ATGAAGACCGGCGACGGCGTACGACGGGACAATGGCCGGGTGGACGACCAGGATCCCCTCGGCCGGGCGGCGCTGCGAGCGAGCCGCTGGTGGCAGCCGGACGCCGTCCCCCGCGAGGTCGTCGAGCGGATCGTCGACGGCGCGCGGTGGACCGGCTCGGCCCGCAACGCCCAGCCGTGGCGCTTCGTGCACGTCACCGACCCCGCCACCCGCGCGGCCCTGGCCCGGCTGGGCGGTTACGCCGGACCGGCGGCCGGTGCGCCGAGCCTGCTCGTCCAGCTGCACCACGAGCCCACCGCCCGCCGCGACACCCCCTTCGACCTCGGCCGGATCACCCAGACCGTCTGCCTGCTCGCCGCCCGCGAGGGTCTCGGCAGCTGCCCGGTGACCTTCTTCCCCGAGGCCAACGGCCGGGCCGCCGCCGACCTCGTCGGCGCCGACCCGGGCTGGCGCGCCGACCACGCCATCGCCCTCGGTCGCCCCGGGCCGAGGCCGGCGCGGACCGGCCCCAGCGCGATCCCCACCGGCCGGCTGCGGCTCGACGAGGTGCTGCGTCACCACCAGGCGTGA
- a CDS encoding biotin-dependent carboxyltransferase family protein: MSEHALEIIEAGPLATTQDLGRPGLMSMGVPRSGAADRDSLRLANRLVGNPEASVGIEATFGGLKVRARGLLTVALTGAPAQARRNGQRVAHNSVVRLRDGDVLALGAPRAGARTYLAVRGGLLPGLVLGSGATDVLSGLGPPPLTIGVVLRVGTSPNALPDIDLAPRPRLTNSAIELPLTWGPRADWLTTESRQRLLDTAWTVTPTSNRIGLRLSGDPLDTHADRELLSEGLGQGAIQVPREGRPILFLSDHPVTGGYPVVAVVDSTAIDAAGQAVPGQTIRFRLSRGRATR, from the coding sequence GTGAGCGAGCACGCCCTGGAGATCATCGAGGCGGGCCCGTTGGCCACCACCCAGGACCTGGGCCGGCCCGGCCTGATGAGCATGGGCGTGCCGCGCTCCGGCGCCGCCGACCGCGACAGCCTGCGGCTCGCGAACCGGCTGGTCGGCAACCCGGAGGCGTCGGTCGGCATCGAGGCGACCTTCGGCGGCCTCAAGGTGCGGGCGCGTGGCCTGCTGACCGTCGCGCTGACCGGTGCCCCCGCCCAGGCGCGGCGCAACGGACAGCGGGTCGCCCACAACAGCGTGGTGCGGCTGAGGGACGGCGACGTGCTGGCGCTCGGCGCCCCGCGGGCCGGGGCCCGCACCTACCTGGCCGTACGCGGTGGGCTGCTGCCAGGGCTGGTGCTGGGCTCCGGCGCCACGGACGTGCTGTCCGGACTCGGCCCGCCGCCCCTGACGATCGGCGTGGTGCTCCGGGTCGGCACCTCCCCGAACGCCCTGCCCGACATCGACCTGGCGCCGCGGCCGCGACTGACGAACAGTGCGATCGAGCTGCCCCTCACCTGGGGCCCCCGGGCCGACTGGCTGACGACGGAGTCGCGTCAGCGGCTGCTGGACACCGCGTGGACGGTCACGCCGACCTCCAACCGGATCGGGCTGCGGCTCTCGGGAGACCCCCTCGACACCCACGCGGACCGCGAGCTGCTGAGCGAGGGACTGGGCCAGGGCGCGATCCAGGTGCCGCGCGAGGGTCGGCCCATCCTGTTCCTGTCCGACCATCCCGTCACCGGCGGCTATCCGGTGGTCGCCGTCGTCGACTCCACCGCGATCGACGCGGCAGGACAGGCCGTGCCGGGGCAGACCATCCGCTTCCGGCTCTCGCGGGGGCGGGCGACCCGGTGA
- a CDS encoding 5-oxoprolinase subunit B family protein: MRVLPYGDRAFLLEFDDVHQVIAHHAAIVAAAPPGIVELVPAARTILVEVDVSLRTLDDVVREVTALDPLPPDADRVTPLVEVPIKYDGPDLADAASAVGLSVESFVRRHADQAWVAAFTGFAPGFAYLVGEDEWEIPRRASPRVAVPTGAVAMAGPFTGIYPRESPGGWQIIGHTDVVLWDLDRESPALIPAGHRVRFRERT, encoded by the coding sequence ATGCGCGTGCTTCCCTACGGCGACCGAGCCTTCCTGCTGGAGTTCGACGACGTCCACCAGGTCATCGCGCACCACGCCGCGATCGTGGCCGCCGCCCCACCGGGCATCGTCGAGCTGGTCCCTGCGGCGCGGACCATCCTGGTCGAGGTCGATGTCTCGCTGCGCACCCTGGACGACGTCGTCCGCGAGGTCACCGCGCTCGACCCCCTCCCGCCGGACGCCGACAGAGTGACCCCGTTGGTCGAGGTCCCGATCAAGTACGACGGCCCCGACCTCGCCGACGCCGCGTCCGCCGTCGGGCTCAGCGTCGAGAGCTTCGTGCGCCGTCACGCCGACCAGGCCTGGGTCGCCGCGTTCACCGGCTTCGCGCCCGGCTTCGCCTACCTGGTCGGTGAGGACGAGTGGGAGATCCCGCGCCGGGCGTCGCCGCGGGTCGCCGTGCCCACGGGCGCGGTCGCCATGGCCGGGCCGTTCACCGGCATCTACCCCCGCGAGTCGCCGGGAGGCTGGCAGATCATCGGGCACACCGACGTCGTGCTCTGGGATCTCGACCGGGAGTCGCCGGCGCTGATCCCCGCGGGCCACCGGGTCCGGTTCCGGGAGCGCACGTGA
- a CDS encoding LamB/YcsF family protein — translation MSALAATASGEAVRAIDLNCDVGEGYGAWAFGNDEALLDIVTSANIACGAHAGDPSTMRRTTELAVERGVAIGAHVGYPDRQGFGRRSLGIDHRELADEVLAQLGALQVFARAAGGRVAYVKPHGALYHADAAHAGAVLDAMEVFDPTLSLLAAPGSALHRQAGERGLEVVPEGFADRRYLADGRLAPRGEPGAVIDDPREAASQALQICCERGVRDIGGDWLPLAVASICVHSDTPGAVRIASSVVAALTEMGIACRTMG, via the coding sequence GGCGGTGCGGGCCATCGACCTCAACTGCGACGTCGGCGAGGGGTACGGCGCCTGGGCCTTCGGCAATGACGAGGCGCTGCTCGACATCGTCACGAGTGCCAACATCGCGTGCGGCGCGCATGCGGGGGATCCGTCGACGATGCGGCGTACGACCGAGCTCGCGGTCGAGCGCGGCGTCGCCATCGGCGCCCACGTCGGCTACCCCGACAGGCAGGGCTTCGGCCGGCGATCACTCGGTATCGACCACCGGGAGCTGGCCGACGAGGTGCTCGCCCAGCTGGGCGCCCTCCAGGTGTTCGCCCGCGCGGCGGGCGGGCGGGTCGCGTACGTGAAGCCGCACGGAGCTCTCTACCACGCCGACGCGGCGCACGCGGGCGCGGTCCTCGACGCCATGGAGGTCTTCGACCCCACCCTCTCGCTGCTCGCGGCCCCCGGCTCGGCGCTGCACCGCCAAGCGGGGGAGCGGGGGCTCGAGGTGGTGCCCGAAGGATTCGCGGACCGGCGCTATCTCGCCGATGGCCGCCTGGCCCCGCGCGGTGAGCCCGGTGCGGTCATCGATGATCCGCGTGAAGCGGCGAGCCAGGCGCTCCAGATCTGTTGCGAGCGCGGTGTCCGCGACATCGGCGGTGACTGGCTTCCCCTCGCCGTGGCCAGCATCTGCGTCCACAGCGACACCCCGGGAGCGGTGCGGATCGCGAGCTCGGTCGTCGCGGCGCTCACCGAGATGGGCATCGCATGCCGGACCATGGGGTGA